A DNA window from Humulus lupulus unplaced genomic scaffold, drHumLupu1.1 SCAFFOLD_77, whole genome shotgun sequence contains the following coding sequences:
- the LOC133811959 gene encoding uncharacterized protein LOC133811959, whose translation MDHEHGMGATEGSCSNKYEQEMAQLRAVVNRQAEQIEKLLAEQRQRKAPTPPTETPTPPQAPPAVHPMEPLYERFRKQRPPVFEGSTDPLDAQDWKSSLEDIFEFMQLSDREKVSCAAHTLKKDAKIWWEVVKQTREVNQMTWAEFELVFNEKFYNEAVLTAKVSEFTRLQQGNLSVAEYARTFDRLAKFAPDLVNTETSRVNRFLEGLQPELARDVDMGRTGPLSYAQAVEKALRAEHREEKITKAKAATSTPRRDTPFNKEQSRFHNDNKRGAQNFQFRQGQNKKFKGGQQNRQPGFQQMPRCQTCGKNHFGECRLLTKSCFKCGKGDHFIKDCPLMKNQQMKDEPQRTNARVFTITQADADTNNSVVSGDIFASGILTHALIDSGATHSFASLTYVKRLGGSCEKLSEVFSTMLPSGEILYSTHWLRGVPICIDGRELYADLIMLEMADYEVILGMDWLSKYNATIDCRRKTVIFKPSEEEECFQRLI comes from the coding sequence ATGGATCATGAACATGGTATGGGGGCTACTGAAGGCTCTTGCAGCAATAAATATGAACAAGAAATGGCTCAACTTCGAGCGGTGGTGAATAGACAGGCTGAACAAATTGAGAAGTTGTTAGCAGAACAACGACAAAGGAAAGCACCAACACCACCTACTGAAACTCCAACACCTCCACAAGCTCCACCTGCAGTGCACCCCATGGAACCATTATATGAACGGTTCCGAAAACAACGCCCACCAGTATTTGAAGGTAGCACTGACCCACTTGACGCACAAGACTGGAAGAGTTCTTTAGAAGACATCTTTGAGTTCATGCAACTAAGTGACAGGGAAAAAGTTTCTTGTGCTGCACATACACTTAAAAAGGATGCTaagatctggtgggaagtggttaaGCAGACTAGAGAAGTGAATCAGATGACTTGGGCAGAATTTGAACTGGTCTTCAATGAGAAGTTTTATAATGAAGCTGTGTTGACTGCCAAAGTAAGTGAGTTCACTAGATTGCAACAGGGGAATCTATCAGTGGCTGAGTACGCCAGGACATTTGAccggttagccaagtttgcaccagacttgGTTAACACTGAAACTAGTAGAGTGAATCGCTTCCTGGAGGGTCTACAACCAGAATTGGCTAGAGATGTAGATATGGGACGTACAGGGCCTCTTTCTTATGCTCAGGCTgtggagaaagctttgagagctgaacatagagaagaaaaaataacaaaagctAAAGCTGCTACTAGCACGCCTCGTAGAGACACTCCATTCAACAAAGAACAAAGCCGCTTTCACAATGACAACAAAAGAGGGGCCCAGAATTTCCAATTTAGACAAGGACAGAATAAGAAATTTAAAGGAGGTCAGCAAAACAGGCAACCTGGATTCCAACAAATGCCACGATGTCAAACTTGTGGAAAGAATCATTTCGGGGAGTGCAGGCTTCTAACTAAGAGCTGCTTCAAATGTGGCAAGGGGGATCATTTTATCAAAGATTGTCCATTGATGAAGAACCAACAAATGAAGGATGAACCTCAGAGGACAAATGCTAGGGTGTTCACGATTACTCAGGCTGATGCTGATACCAACAACTCTGTTGTGTCAGGTGATATTTTTGCATCTGGTATTCTCACTCATGCATTAATAGATTCAGGTGCCACGCATTCATTTGCATCATTGACATATGTAAAAAGGTTGGGTGGATCGTGTGAAAAATTGTCAGAagtttttagtacaatgttaccatcTGGAGAGATTCTGTATTCTACTCATTGGTTGAGGGGGGTTCCTATTTgcattgatggtagggaattatatgCTGATCTAATAATGTTAGAGATGGCCGATTATGaggtgattttgggtatggattggctttcaaagtataatgccactattgattgtagaaggaaaacAGTGATATTTAAGCCTTCGGAGGAAGaggagtgttttcaaagattgatttga